Sequence from the Bryobacteraceae bacterium genome:
TGCTTCTATTTGCGAAAGCGCAAGAGCGACCCGAATGATGTGCTCTATCGGCTGGCCGCGAAGGCGGCGCTCGTCGTCACCGACGACTACCCGGTATTCATCAACGCGCGTCACAACCGCCGCGTGCCGGCAAAGCTCGACGTGCCCTTCATCGCCGTCGAATCGAGTTGCGTGGTCCCCATGCGCTTCTTCGCCACGAAACAGTACGGCGCCTACACGCTTCGCCCCCGTCTGCACAAGGTGCTCGACGCGCACCTGCGCCCGCTGGACGCGATCCCGGTGAAGCGCGAGTGGACCTCTCCGCCGCCGGAGTTCCACACGCCCGTGACCGCGGCCAACGTGAGTGAGCTCGTCGCCGCCTGCGAGATCGATCACTCGGTGAAGCCGTCGTTGAGCTTCGGCGGCGGGCGCGCCGAAGCGGAGAAGCATCTGCGGCTCTTCATCGAGAGCAACCTCGCCCGGTATGACCGGGACCGCAACGAGCCCGCCGCGCACGCAACGTCGGACCTGAGCCCGTATCTGCACTTCGGCCACATTTCCGCAACAGAGGCCGCTCTCGCCGCCAGGCTCTTTGCCACCGAAAACGGCGCCTCCGCGGACGCGTTTCTCGAAGAGTTGATCGTTCGGCGCGAGCTCGCCTTCAACCACGCGCTCCACTCGGGAGACCGGGTCGATTCGCTCCAAACGCTGCCGGACTGGGCGCGCAAAACGCTCGCCTCGCACGATGGCGATCATCGCGATCCCGTCTACACCTACGCCGATTTCGAGCACGCCCGGACACACGACGCGTTGTGGAACGCCTGCCAGAAGGAGATGCTCCTTCGAGGCAAGATCCACGGCTACTACCGCATGTACTGGGGCAAGAAGATCATCGAGTGGTCCGCGTCGCACCGCGAGGCGTGCGAGACGATGGTGCGCATTCATGACCGCTACGCGCTCGACGGCCGGGATCCGAACACCTACACGAACATCCTGTGGTGCTTCGGTCTGCATGACCGGCCCTGGCAGGAACGGCCCATCTTCGGGATGGTCCGCTACATGTCGCTCGAAGGGATGAAACGGAAGACCGGCGTCGACGCCTACCTGCGCGAGATCGGCTGGTTGGAGGCGACGGGCGCGGATCCGCGCGCCGGGTCCAAGTCCGCCTCGGGGTGAACGGGGATCAGCAGCCGCGCGACGGTTCCGTCGGGCCGCACGCTCAGCTCTAGCGACGCTTCCGGGCCGTAGCGCAACTCCAGCCGGCGGCGGACGTTTGAGAGCCCAATTCCGGCGCCGGCCGTCTTCGGCGCGCCCTGTCCGGACCCGGCTCCGGAGTCGCGCACCTCGATGGTAAGCGCACCCGCTTTCGGCTCCGCCGCGATCCGTATCGTCCCTCCGGCCGGGTTTGCGGCCACTCCATGCTTGACTGCGTTCTCAACCAGCGGCTGGATCGAGAGCATCGGAATCGGAATGCGAAGGCAGGCTTCGGGAGCGTCAATCGAAAATTCCAGCTTCCCTCCCAGGCGCTGCTCTTCGATGGCGAGGTAAGACCGTACGATCTCCAACTCCTCGCGCACTGTGACGCTCGTGTGGCCGGTGCGGAGAAAGTATCGGAAGAGCTCAGCCAGGCTGAGCGTCAACCGCCGGGCCAGGGTCGCCTCGCGCGGGGTGATTCCGTAGAGGGTATTGAGCGCGTTGAACAGGAAATGCGGGTTGATCTGAGCTTGCAGCGCACGCAATTCGGCGCGTGCGGAGAGCTTCTCGTTTTCGAGGAGGCGCAGCCGTTCCAGTTGCTCGCCGGCGGCGGCGGCAAGACGTTCCAAGGCGTCGTAGTCGGCGGTGAGATACGGCCGGCCCTCGCGTCGGTCACCCAGGAGGACGTAGCGGCTCTCGGTGGCCGACATCCGGATCCGCACCGCTGCCGCCGCCGTCGGCGGCGCCGGAACGGCAGGGGCGATCCCGACGACGCCGGCGCCCATCAGCCCGGCCATTTCGCCCGCGACATCCTTGAGATACTTTTCCTCGCTGTCGCCCACGGTGCGGATCCTGCCCAGGCTCTCGCGGATCGCCTCCTCGCCCGGCTGGCGGAACACGAGGTGGGAGAGCAGGTTCCGGGTCTGGTTGCGGAGGAATCCGAATACGTAGAACGCTGCTACTCCGATGAGCACCTGCAGCGGGAGTTCAACCGGCGCTGCCAGCCGGAAGACCAGCCACGAGAGGCCGGCCGCCAGCACTCCGTTTGCGATCACACCGATGAGAGCGTCGAGGAAGACGAAGCGGTAGTCCTGCAGCAGCACCCAAAGAGCCAGGGGAATTCCGGCGTGGTGGACCACGAGTTCTTCGCCCCATGCGTCGGTGATGTGCCCGCCGTTGAAGTGGGCGAATGACACGGCAAGCAGGAAGAGCGACATCGCGCTGACGGCGCGGGCCGTCGCCTCACGGCCGGCCGTGGCGCCGGATGCCCAATAGAGGCGCGCCACCGCGAACGCTGTCAACCCGCCGAAGCCGAACGTGACCACGGCGAGTCCCCACTGGTGAAGAGCGGGCCTGGCGAAGAGAACCTCGCTCGCGTGGGCGGCCACGGCGGCCGCGCTGAGGCCGTAGCCGGTTCGAACGAGGCCCCCAAAAGAACGGCGCATCGCGATCTGAAAGAGCCCGGCCGGAAGCAGGCTGAGCGCGGAAAGCGCAACGGTGGCGAGAGCCTCCTGCACGGCGCCGCGGCCCGGGCCCATTGCGATGACGGCAATGGAGCCGATGTCCCAAACGAGCGCCATCGCGACCACGAAGAGCGTGAGACCTTCGCCGCCGATCCGGAAACGGGACTGACGGCGGGCCAGAACGAGAAAGCTGACAAACAACGCGACGCCCGCGGCATGGCCGCATAGGTTGATCCAGTCGCTGCTCGTTATGGTCTGCATACGCCCGGCTCCAAACAACCCGAAACCGCCGTGTGTTCAAAGTCGGAGTGACGTCCGCTTGGCGCGGTTCTCTAATGAGCCGCCAAGTATGGCTGACACACGCGCCACCGCCAATTTCAGGCGCGAACGCCTTAATAAAGGATAGGTGATTGCGGCACAGGCGGTCCCCCGCGTTGAACAGACTGTCGGAGCCGCCATTCGGGCAACGTGAGCGGAGGACCGTTGCGGTACAACGGAAAGATCAACTCCCCGATGCGACTCCGTGTGATGCTTGTCGACGACGAACCGATTGCCCGCAAGGTGCTGCGCGAGGAGTTGGAGCTAATGGCGGACATTGAGTTGATTGCAGAGGCAGAGACTGGCGCTGAAGCGATCCGGCGGATCGAGGCGTTGTCGCCCGATGTGGTCTTTCTCGATCTGCAGATGCCCGGACAGACGGGTTTCGACGTGATTCGCGCCCTGAACCTGGAGACCTTCCCCTCATTCGTGATCGTCACTGCTTACGATGAATACGCCGTTGAGGCTTTCCAGGCCGGCGCGCTCGACTACCTGCTGAAGCCGGTCAGCGCGGATCGCTTGGCGCTATCCGTGGCCCGCGTAAGGCAATACCGCGGCAGTCCGCGTTTTGTGGGGAGCCAGATGGCTGAGCTGAGGCGGATCGCCGGAGCGGCGCCGGAGGAGCGGCCGCGGCAGCCGCGGAAGGTGGTGGGCCGTGCCGGTGAAGAGTATCACTTGCTCGACGTGCAAGACGTGCTGGCCTTTCAGGCCGAACGCGAGGTCGTCAGAATCGTCACGAAAGGAAATCGCTACCTGGCATCGCAGCCGCTGAAGGACCTTGAGGCCCGGCTGAGCGGCCTCAACTTCGCGCGGATTCACCGGAGCGTGCTCGTAAATCTCGATCACGTCGCCAAGATGGCGCCGCTCTCCAGCCAGCGGTGGCTGCTCACGCTGACCAACGGCCAGCAGTTCATCGTCAGCAAGCGAAACGCAAAGGCGATCCAAACGCGCCTTACAGCCAGTTGAGCGAGGAAAAAAAGGCGCGCCCCGGAGAGAGCGCGCCTTAGCGTGTTTACACCTCCTGCTTGGAGCCCAAGAGACCGAGAATCAAGCTTCCTGCGCGCGCGCTCCGGAGTGGACGGCGGCATGCCCGCCGGCGCCGGCGCCGTAGAGAGCGGTGCCCCCGGCGGGTGCGGCGGCAGCGAAGTCCGGATAGGCGTTGGCGCTGTGCTCGGAAAGATCCAGCCCGGCGATTTCTTCTTCGGCCGAGACGCGAAGACCGATGGTGCGCTTGATCACCTGGAAGAGGATGAACGCCGTCGGGAAGGTCCAGATGAACGCGGTGCCGATTCCGATGAGCTGCGTGACGAGCTGGCCCATCAAGTCATACTCGGCGCCGGTGAACAGGTTCTCGTGGAACAGCGCGGCGGAAAGCGTCCCAAAGGCGCCGCAGACGCCGTGCACGGAGATGGCGCCCACCGGATCGTCGATCTTGATCTTGTCGAAGAACAGAACGGCAACCACAACGAGGACGCCCGCGCAGAGGCCGATGAGCAGCGCCCCGGCGGTGGTGACGCTGGCGCAGGGAGCCGTGATGGCGACCAGGCCGGCCAGCGTGCCGTTGAGCGACATGCCGATGTCGGGGGTCTTGAACTTCAGCCACGAGAAGATCAACGCCGCGGTGGCGCCGGTGCAGGCGGCGAGCAGCGTGTTCACGGCGATCCGCGCCAGAGAGCCGTTGGCGGCGGTGGTGGAGCCGGCGTTGAACCCGAACCAGCCGAAGAAGAGAATGAAGACGCCGAGCGCGGCGAGCGTCAGGCTGTGGCCTGGAATCGGCCGCGGATTGCCGTCTTTGTCGAACTTGCCGATGCGCGGGCCGAGCACGATGGCGCCCGCAAGAGCCGCCCAGCCGCCGACGGAGTGAACCACCGTGGAGCCGGCGAAGTCAATGAAGCCGCGCTTGGCGAGCCAGGCGCCGGAATCGGCGTTGCCCGAGTTGAGCAGGTTGCCCCAGGCCCAGTGGCCGAAGACCGGATAGATCAACAGTGAGATAAAGAAGCTGTAGGCGAGGTAGCCGGAGAACTTGGTGCGCTCGGCCATCGCGCCGGAAACGATCGTTGCCGCGGTGGCGGCGAACACAACCTGGAAGAACCAGAACGTGTAGCCCCACTGGCCGTCGGGAGTGGAGTTGTCGAAGTTCATGAAGAAGTCGGACCCGCCGGTGATGCCATTCGAAACTCCGAACATCAGGCCGAAGCCGACCGCCCAATAGGCGATGCCGCCGAGCGAGAAGTCCATCAGGTTCTTCATCATGATGTTGCCGGCGCTCTTGGCGCGGGTAAAGCCGGTCTCCACCATCGCGAAGCCGGCCTGCATGAAGAACACGAGCGCGGCCGCCATTGCGGTCCAGATAATATCGGCGTTCTTTTGCACGCCGTCGACGGCGGTTTTCAGCTCCGCCGGTGTTGGGGGGGCATCTTGGGCGAACAGGGAGCATGCGGCCAAGGCCAACATGCCGGACACTAGGATCGGAAGTCTCACACGCATCTCCTTCGGAGGATCTGGGAATCGGATGGATTTGCCTTACGAAGGCGGGCCCGGACGGGAGGCCTGATACCCGCGGCGACGGAGCCGCTCGAAGTCAAGTGTAACGGTATCGGGGCGGGAAGGGAACTTCAATATTTCTATGCCCCCGATAAACAAAACCCCGATAGACGGAAATCGAAAAGGGGCGGAAGGAGCCTGCGCTCCTTCCGCCCCTGGTTCAAACGGGACCGCCGGCTACTTGCCGAAGTAGACCACCACGCCGGCAAGCAGCGTATCCATGCTCTTGCTGTTGCCGGTGCCGTTGCCCTTGTCGAAGTACGGCTGGTCGGACCAATCGTGCCGGTACTCCAGCCGCGTCAGGAAGCCCTTCGCCATCTTCACCTCTCCGGTAAGAGTGAATTCCTTGAGCTTCTGGCTCTGGCCGGTAATGAACCCGTCGATGTCGTTGTAGACTTCGAAGCGCGGCGTCACCGAGAACCAGCTATTGGCCGTGAAGTGTCCGGCGAAGCCGATGCCGTACCAGTTGTTGTTCCCGCCGTCGATCGCCGGGTTCTTGTCAACGCCGATATCGTAGTTGATGTAGAAATTGGCCTTCTCGTGCGGCGCCAGCGTCAGCACCGAGTCCAGAAAGTGGCGGTACCCGGTGTTGGTGCCGGTCTTCTCCGGCCCGACGTAATAGTTGTTGAACAACGACACCTTCGAACTCGTGAGCGCGCTGGTGAGTCCGATGGTCTTGCCGCTGTTGTTGTCTTCCACGTTGTTCCAGCCGTTGATCAATTGCAGGCCGGCGGTCCAGTAGGGCGTAATCGGTTTCGACATCCGCGCGCCGAAGTGATAGTAGGGGCCGTTGGCGTACAGGAACGCGCGAGAGTAGTTCCAATTGAGGTGAGTCTCGGTTGGTTCGGCGCCGGCGCTGGTGACGAACTTACCGAAATCGAACTGGAATCCGCCCGCCTTCTCCGGTTTCAAGGTGACGTAGGCTTGGAGGATGTTGCGCATCACGCCGGTGCCGTCCTGAAAGGGCTCGGTGGCATGGAAGATCTCGAACGCGCGTCCGAAGCCGAGGTCGAGCGTGAACCCGACCGGATCGGCGTCGTGCGTCATCGTTAGCTTAGCCATGTTCAAGCTGAACGAATTGGCCCGAACGTCGAAGTTGCGCAGGACGTTGGTCCTGGATGCTGGGTGCTGGAAGTTAAGGCTATAGTAGCCGTCGATCAGACCGGAGAACTCGATGGGTCCTGCAGACCAGGCAGGGGGATCAGGTGACTGGCTCAGACCAGGAGCCGCCACAACCAGTACTCCGGCGAGAAAGCTGGTGCGAATGTGGTTCGCCTTCTTCTTCATTTTTCAGATTTCTCCCGTAGCTGGAGGTGAATTTAAGTCAGGACGCGAGGTTCCTGCTGCAATTGAGCATACGGGCAAGCGCGCCGCCAAAGCCAATAGAAAATTTTTGGGAGCCCGATAGAAACGTTGAGTTTGTGCTTGATTCCCGAAGGCGACATGATGGAGAAGTCCGGCCACCCCGAATCACGTGCACCCGGCGTTCAGGAGCATCTCCCATGTTGAGGATCTATCGATACACACCAGTCATTCTCGGCGCCCTGGCGGCTTTGCCTCTGGCGGCCCAGACACAGGAAGAACAAATCAAGGCGCTCGAGAGCGCTGTCGCGGCGGCCCAATCGGCTGGCGACAACGCTTGGATGCTTACAAGCGCCGCCCTCGTGCTGATGATGACCGGGCCGGGCTTGGCGCTTTTCTATAGCGGCCTCGTGCGGCGCAAGAATGTCCTCGGAACGATGATGCAGAGCTTCATTATGATGGCCGTCGCCACCGTCATTTGGGCCGTGGCCGGCTACAGCATCGCTTTCGGCGAGGCGACGCCCTACTTCGGCGACCTTCGCTACCTGATGCTGAACGGCGTGGGCGCGGAGCCCAACGCCGACTACGCGGGGACCATTCCGCAGCAGACGTTCATGGTCTTCCAGTTGATGTTCGCCATCATCACGCCCGCCCTCATTACCGGCGCATTCGCCGAGCGAATGAAGTTCACGGGCATGGTGGTGTTCTGCTCGCTTTGGCTTCTGGTTGTGTATTGCCCGATGGCGCACATGGTTTGGGGCAAGGGCGGGCTGTTCAACGCCTTCCTCGGCGGCGCTTTGCCTTGTCTCGATTTCGCCGGCGGAACGGTGGTTCACATCACGTCCGGAGTCTCGGCGCTGGTGTGCGCGCTCTATCTCGGCAAGCGGCAAGGTTACGGACAGGAATCGATGAAGCCTCACAGCCTCGTGTTGAGCGTCATTGGCGCGTGCCTGCTGTGGGTGGGCTGGTTCGGATTCAACGCCGGTAGCGCGCTCGGATCTTCCGGCCTCGCCACCAGCGCCTTCGTCGCCACGCACTTCGGAGCCGCCGCCGCCACTCTCGGGTGGCTGGCCGCCGAGATGTTCCATTCGGGCAAGCCGAGCGTTCTCGGAGGCATTTCGGGAGCGGTCGCGGGCCTGGTGGCCATCACCCCGGCCTCCGGTTTCGTCAGCCCGACCTCGGCTCTGATTATCGGCTTCCTGGCCGGCCTGTTTTGCTTCTTGATGGTTGTGGTTCTGAAGGCGAAGCTCGGCTATGACGACTCGCTCGACGCGTTCGGCGTCCATGGCGCCGGCGGCACCCTCGGAGCGATTCTCACTGGCGTGTTCGCCACCAAGTCCGTCAACGGCGGTCTCACCGCCGGCGGCCTGGTGGACGGCAACGCCGGCCAGGTGGTGAACCAGTTGGCCGGCACGGCGATCGCCTGGATTCTGGCTGCCATCGGGACGATCGTTCTGCTCAAGATTACCGACCTCGCGGTGGGCCTGCGCGTCTCGCCGGAAGAAGAAACCACCGGCCTCGACCTCAGCATGCACGGCGAGGATGGGTATAGCCTGGAAGCGTGATGCTCCGGATTTGATAGGAAGAGAGGCATTCTGATGAAGAAGATCGAAGCGATCATTCAGCCATTCAAACTGGAAGAGGTGAAGGAAGCCCTCAAGGGGATCGGCGTCGACGGGATGACGGTCACCGAGGTCCGCGGCCACGGCCGCCAGAAGGGACATAAAGAGGTCTATCGCGGCCAGGAGTATATGGTTGACCTGCTGCCGAAGGTGAAACTTGAACTCGTCGTCGCTTCCTCACGGCTGGAAGAAGTGATCAAGACCCTCACCGCCGCCGCCCGCACCGGAAAGATCGGCGACGGCAAGGTGTTTATCTACGACGTCGCCGAAGCGATACGCATCCGGAACGATGACCGTGGAGAGACCGCTCTCTAGCGCCACCGTCCCGGTCGCCGCCAATCCGCTGGACGCTGTCAGAGCGGCCAGCGCCGCCATCGAACAGGAGTTCCGCGCCACCCGCGACCCGGAAACGGTCCGCGGCCGGCGCACCTCCCTGGTCGACGAGGCGGTGACGGAAGCGTGGCGGCGGCATCTGCATCCGGTTGCACCCACCGGCCTCTCGGTGCTGGCGGTGGGTGGATACGGACGCCGGGACCTGTTTCCCCATTCCGATATCGACCTGCTCGTTCTCGTCAATGAACCGCCCGTGGGCTCG
This genomic interval carries:
- a CDS encoding deoxyribodipyrimidine photo-lyase yields the protein MTSPFEHRVSALNDCPARRDAAYVLYWAQMNRRVESNHGLEYAVERANERGLPVLFYEGLTCDYLEANARLHTFIVEGAPETARRAAKRGIGYCFYLRKRKSDPNDVLYRLAAKAALVVTDDYPVFINARHNRRVPAKLDVPFIAVESSCVVPMRFFATKQYGAYTLRPRLHKVLDAHLRPLDAIPVKREWTSPPPEFHTPVTAANVSELVAACEIDHSVKPSLSFGGGRAEAEKHLRLFIESNLARYDRDRNEPAAHATSDLSPYLHFGHISATEAALAARLFATENGASADAFLEELIVRRELAFNHALHSGDRVDSLQTLPDWARKTLASHDGDHRDPVYTYADFEHARTHDALWNACQKEMLLRGKIHGYYRMYWGKKIIEWSASHREACETMVRIHDRYALDGRDPNTYTNILWCFGLHDRPWQERPIFGMVRYMSLEGMKRKTGVDAYLREIGWLEATGADPRAGSKSASG
- a CDS encoding sensor histidine kinase; its protein translation is MQTITSSDWINLCGHAAGVALFVSFLVLARRQSRFRIGGEGLTLFVVAMALVWDIGSIAVIAMGPGRGAVQEALATVALSALSLLPAGLFQIAMRRSFGGLVRTGYGLSAAAVAAHASEVLFARPALHQWGLAVVTFGFGGLTAFAVARLYWASGATAGREATARAVSAMSLFLLAVSFAHFNGGHITDAWGEELVVHHAGIPLALWVLLQDYRFVFLDALIGVIANGVLAAGLSWLVFRLAAPVELPLQVLIGVAAFYVFGFLRNQTRNLLSHLVFRQPGEEAIRESLGRIRTVGDSEEKYLKDVAGEMAGLMGAGVVGIAPAVPAPPTAAAAVRIRMSATESRYVLLGDRREGRPYLTADYDALERLAAAAGEQLERLRLLENEKLSARAELRALQAQINPHFLFNALNTLYGITPREATLARRLTLSLAELFRYFLRTGHTSVTVREELEIVRSYLAIEEQRLGGKLEFSIDAPEACLRIPIPMLSIQPLVENAVKHGVAANPAGGTIRIAAEPKAGALTIEVRDSGAGSGQGAPKTAGAGIGLSNVRRRLELRYGPEASLELSVRPDGTVARLLIPVHPEADLDPARGSAPVASNQPISRR
- a CDS encoding LytTR family DNA-binding domain-containing protein, yielding MRLRVMLVDDEPIARKVLREELELMADIELIAEAETGAEAIRRIEALSPDVVFLDLQMPGQTGFDVIRALNLETFPSFVIVTAYDEYAVEAFQAGALDYLLKPVSADRLALSVARVRQYRGSPRFVGSQMAELRRIAGAAPEERPRQPRKVVGRAGEEYHLLDVQDVLAFQAEREVVRIVTKGNRYLASQPLKDLEARLSGLNFARIHRSVLVNLDHVAKMAPLSSQRWLLTLTNGQQFIVSKRNAKAIQTRLTAS
- a CDS encoding ammonium transporter gives rise to the protein MRLPILVSGMLALAACSLFAQDAPPTPAELKTAVDGVQKNADIIWTAMAAALVFFMQAGFAMVETGFTRAKSAGNIMMKNLMDFSLGGIAYWAVGFGLMFGVSNGITGGSDFFMNFDNSTPDGQWGYTFWFFQVVFAATAATIVSGAMAERTKFSGYLAYSFFISLLIYPVFGHWAWGNLLNSGNADSGAWLAKRGFIDFAGSTVVHSVGGWAALAGAIVLGPRIGKFDKDGNPRPIPGHSLTLAALGVFILFFGWFGFNAGSTTAANGSLARIAVNTLLAACTGATAALIFSWLKFKTPDIGMSLNGTLAGLVAITAPCASVTTAGALLIGLCAGVLVVVAVLFFDKIKIDDPVGAISVHGVCGAFGTLSAALFHENLFTGAEYDLMGQLVTQLIGIGTAFIWTFPTAFILFQVIKRTIGLRVSAEEEIAGLDLSEHSANAYPDFAAAAPAGGTALYGAGAGGHAAVHSGARAQEA
- a CDS encoding porin, with amino-acid sequence MKKKANHIRTSFLAGVLVVAAPGLSQSPDPPAWSAGPIEFSGLIDGYYSLNFQHPASRTNVLRNFDVRANSFSLNMAKLTMTHDADPVGFTLDLGFGRAFEIFHATEPFQDGTGVMRNILQAYVTLKPEKAGGFQFDFGKFVTSAGAEPTETHLNWNYSRAFLYANGPYYHFGARMSKPITPYWTAGLQLINGWNNVEDNNSGKTIGLTSALTSSKVSLFNNYYVGPEKTGTNTGYRHFLDSVLTLAPHEKANFYINYDIGVDKNPAIDGGNNNWYGIGFAGHFTANSWFSVTPRFEVYNDIDGFITGQSQKLKEFTLTGEVKMAKGFLTRLEYRHDWSDQPYFDKGNGTGNSKSMDTLLAGVVVYFGK
- a CDS encoding ammonium transporter produces the protein MLRIYRYTPVILGALAALPLAAQTQEEQIKALESAVAAAQSAGDNAWMLTSAALVLMMTGPGLALFYSGLVRRKNVLGTMMQSFIMMAVATVIWAVAGYSIAFGEATPYFGDLRYLMLNGVGAEPNADYAGTIPQQTFMVFQLMFAIITPALITGAFAERMKFTGMVVFCSLWLLVVYCPMAHMVWGKGGLFNAFLGGALPCLDFAGGTVVHITSGVSALVCALYLGKRQGYGQESMKPHSLVLSVIGACLLWVGWFGFNAGSALGSSGLATSAFVATHFGAAAATLGWLAAEMFHSGKPSVLGGISGAVAGLVAITPASGFVSPTSALIIGFLAGLFCFLMVVVLKAKLGYDDSLDAFGVHGAGGTLGAILTGVFATKSVNGGLTAGGLVDGNAGQVVNQLAGTAIAWILAAIGTIVLLKITDLAVGLRVSPEEETTGLDLSMHGEDGYSLEA
- a CDS encoding P-II family nitrogen regulator, with the translated sequence MKKIEAIIQPFKLEEVKEALKGIGVDGMTVTEVRGHGRQKGHKEVYRGQEYMVDLLPKVKLELVVASSRLEEVIKTLTAAARTGKIGDGKVFIYDVAEAIRIRNDDRGETAL